DNA from Salmo trutta chromosome 14, fSalTru1.1, whole genome shotgun sequence:
AATGTCCAGGGGCAGTGTGTTGGTTAAGACAGAGATTCAATCCAAGGTGCATTGACAACAGTCATGCTGCACATGACTTTAAAAAGGTAATTTACGTTTGAGCCAAAATCTgcagcatttactgtgaacacaATCTCTGCAAACATCAGTGAAATTGCTTTTAATTAAATGGCGTATTGTGGATAGCACATTGTGATGTCAACGACACACCATTGATTGAATACCAGCCTTCATGTGTCCAGGCAGACAGAGTTACAGTGGGATGTACTAAACTATACAGTACCACAATGGGATATACACTATCAACATCCTGGATTAACCCACTACAGTTATAACAAGAACGGACACAGTTAAGGTGGGGTATAAACGATCAACATCCTGGATTAACCCACTACAGTTATAACAATAATGACCAATGACATTGAGTAAATTTGAGAACTCTTTTATGGTTTATTAGGATACAATAATCAGCTTTTGCTGTTAATCAAATGAAAACTGTCAGTTTTCTTCTTTATTTGCCAATTATCTTCTTTATCCAATCTTTGTACTCGCAGACATCCATGATGAGTGCCGCTGCAGAACATTCTTCACCAGTGTCCTCAGTTATGAAGACACCATAGAGCTGGTTCTTATACACCACACCTGCCCCAGAGTCACTTCTACAGGTTTCCACTCCGGCACGTTGTGCACAGAAGATGTCTTGATGGGACTTTGCCACGGAGGAGTCACATTTCATAACATCCAGCTCTGCACAATGTAGGACTTTGGTGTTGGCAGCAGCAGGTGCTTCAGCAGCAGATTCCTCAGAAGCAGATTCCTCAGCATCAGGTCCCCCTGCGTCAGGTGCAGCAGGTGTAGTGGCATCATAGCCTGCAATCTGAACTGTTTGGAACTCATTTGGTTTAGACGTCTTCCCCCGAAGTTTGGCCAAGAATTGTGCACAATCACCAA
Protein-coding regions in this window:
- the LOC115147437 gene encoding LOW QUALITY PROTEIN: snake venom serine protease 2B-like (The sequence of the model RefSeq protein was modified relative to this genomic sequence to represent the inferred CDS: substituted 1 base at 1 genomic stop codon) → MKTMKILSGVLILSLMLAETTLGDLQKRVVGGNTCSPTERRYHVRLTAKNPSKXLEKVCGSSLITNKWLLTAARCWPDGPEWKMYAEVGGHPGPVKPEVEIKQKMIRRDKKGKTHDIMLLQLPTPVPGAVPGPGVDPINLGDCAQFLAKLRGKTSKPNEFQTVQIAGYDATTPAAPDAGGPDAEESASEESAAEAPAAANTKVLHCAELDVMKCDSSVAKSHQDIFCAQRAGVETCRSDSGAGVVYKNQLYGVFITEDTGEECSAAALIMDVCEYKDWIKKIIGK